A region from the Lolium perenne isolate Kyuss_39 chromosome 4, Kyuss_2.0, whole genome shotgun sequence genome encodes:
- the LOC139830365 gene encoding uncharacterized protein, protein MTADKIEMLGILMSEVPLAPAPLPRYAANLFAGLTEDETQPTPVSVDDFDDAPTQPDIAPKKKGKSLRTQGFVDDEDKCLCEAWLATTHDCINGAQQKGKVYWAKVLQQYNETRMHPPYHITGPRTEESLRKRWNYIKQETAKFCSAAEHAINNPVSGTGVMTVVKTIEPSSL, encoded by the exons ATGACCGCCGACAAGATCGAGATGCTCGGCATCCTCATGTCGGAAGTGCCGCTGGCGCCTGCACCACTGCCCCGGTATGCCGCCAACCTGTTTGCAGGCCTCACAGAGGATGAG acgcagccaacacccgtgtcCGTCGACGACTTCGACGACGCGCCAACACAGCCCGACATTGCTCCGAAGAAGAAGGGCAAGAGCTTGAGGACACAAGgcttcgtcgacgacgaggataaGTGTTTGTGTGAAGCGTGGCTGGCAACGACCCATGATTGTATCAATGGCGCCCAGCAAAAGGGCAAGGTGTATTGGGCCAAGGTCTTGCAGCAGTACAACGAGACCAGGATGCACCCGCCCTACCATATCACAGGCCCTCGGACGGAAGAGTCCCTCcggaaaagatggaactacatcaaacaagagactgCCAAGTTCTGCTCGGCGGCGGAACATGCTATAAACAACCCCGTAAGCGGCACTGGCGTCATGACAGTGGTAAAGACGATAGAACCATCATCATTGTAG